The following coding sequences lie in one Syntrophales bacterium genomic window:
- a CDS encoding SurA N-terminal domain-containing protein, with protein MLNIMRRHARNWLMKLVLGIIIVVFIFYFGSMSGRNKAERIAMLDGKPIVYVDFQKEYQNLLDMYREQLGRSLTEEMLKGLNLKKQAFDILINQEVLLKKAEDLEIHISNEEVKNAILSYPAFQQNGVFDNIIYEQTIRAAKMTTEQFEDSQRKILLSAQVESLIKDGVKLADEDVLDFYRMQKEKLNLDYIRISPADFLSVLKPSQTELEDFLKANQGKFRVPEQVQIKYVAFMPQDFAATVVPSETEIADYYEKHRELYKKNDKIIPLADVRDRVSGDIRQGAGRKAAYDEAKKAHDTIYQQENFDAYAAQKKLAVHTTDFSAISAPPQEFKAIDQWGKIVSSLKDGEISRVLQGENGYYIIRIAARKAPYVPALKDIAAAVEKQYREVEAGKLAQKEAEKISTRLKKGEGLDALAKGRGLMVLETGFFQPGGAIPKIGSSAELTESLFQLSSKKPSPEKAFLIDGNYIVIALRERSKADDSDFASQKDAVAKYLSQAEKTEAFRQWLEGSKAELVKQGRLKFVRDFKDL; from the coding sequence ATGCTCAATATCATGAGGAGACACGCAAGAAACTGGTTAATGAAGCTCGTCCTGGGGATCATTATCGTGGTTTTTATTTTCTATTTTGGCTCGATGAGCGGCAGGAATAAGGCAGAGCGGATTGCAATGCTTGATGGAAAACCGATTGTTTATGTGGATTTCCAAAAGGAATATCAGAATCTGCTTGATATGTATCGGGAACAACTGGGGCGTTCTTTGACTGAAGAGATGCTCAAGGGTTTGAACCTCAAAAAGCAGGCTTTCGATATCCTGATAAATCAGGAGGTTTTACTCAAAAAAGCGGAGGATCTGGAAATTCACATTTCCAATGAGGAGGTTAAAAACGCGATTCTCTCGTACCCTGCCTTCCAGCAGAACGGGGTTTTTGACAACATAATTTATGAGCAAACCATCCGGGCGGCTAAAATGACCACGGAGCAATTCGAGGACAGTCAGCGAAAGATCCTCCTTTCTGCTCAGGTTGAGAGCCTTATCAAGGATGGCGTCAAGCTCGCGGATGAGGATGTTCTCGATTTCTATCGAATGCAAAAGGAGAAGCTCAATCTCGATTATATCCGGATTTCTCCCGCGGATTTTCTTTCTGTCCTGAAACCCTCTCAGACGGAGCTGGAGGATTTCCTGAAAGCCAACCAGGGAAAATTTCGGGTTCCCGAACAGGTGCAGATCAAATACGTGGCGTTTATGCCGCAGGATTTTGCCGCGACGGTTGTTCCCTCCGAAACCGAAATTGCGGATTATTATGAAAAACACCGGGAGCTCTACAAGAAAAATGATAAAATTATTCCCCTCGCCGATGTCCGGGACAGGGTCAGCGGCGATATCAGGCAAGGCGCCGGGCGGAAGGCTGCTTATGATGAGGCCAAAAAGGCCCACGATACGATTTATCAGCAGGAGAACTTCGACGCCTATGCAGCACAGAAGAAGCTTGCGGTTCACACGACAGATTTCTCTGCAATAAGCGCTCCCCCCCAGGAGTTCAAAGCAATAGACCAATGGGGAAAGATCGTTTCGAGTCTGAAGGATGGGGAAATCAGCCGTGTTCTGCAGGGGGAGAATGGCTACTACATAATCAGGATTGCGGCGCGCAAGGCGCCTTATGTGCCAGCGCTCAAGGATATCGCCGCCGCTGTGGAGAAGCAGTACCGGGAAGTCGAGGCCGGAAAGCTGGCGCAAAAAGAAGCAGAGAAAATCTCAACCCGCCTGAAAAAAGGGGAGGGTCTGGATGCGCTGGCCAAAGGCCGGGGATTAATGGTTCTGGAAACTGGGTTTTTTCAGCCCGGCGGCGCGATTCCGAAAATAGGCTCTTCGGCGGAGCTGACCGAGTCGCTTTTCCAGCTTTCCTCGAAAAAGCCATCTCCGGAAAAGGCCTTTTTGATTGACGGGAACTATATAGTCATCGCCCTGCGGGAAAGAAGCAAGGCAGACGACAGCGATTTTGCCTCCCAGAAGGACGCTGTTGCAAAGTACCTTTCCCAGGCTGAGAAAACCGAGGCTTTCCGACAATGGCTGGAGGGAAGCAAAGCGGAGCTTGTTAAGCAGGGCAGGCTGAAATTCGTCCGCGACTTTAAGGATTTATAG
- a CDS encoding rod shape-determining protein, which yields MLFDFILGKFSNDLAIDLGTANTLVYVKGKGIVLNEPSVVAVHQNARGEKKVLAVGAEAKKMLGRTPGNIVAIRPMRDGVIADFDITEAMLRHFILSVHNRRALVRPRIIVSIPSGITQVEKRAVRETVESAGAREIYLIEEPMAAAIGAGLPVTEPISSMVVDIGGGTTEVAVISLTGIVYSKSVRVAGDRLDEDIVQYIKHKYSLLIGERTGEIIKTTIGNAYPDPEGEVRTMEIKGRDLISGIPKILEINSGEIREAIGESLGLIVDAVKNALENAPPELSGDIADRGIVLTGGGALLRNLDLLIKEKTGLPTIIADDPLTTVARGAGMALDHIDILKEVTFQT from the coding sequence TTGCTTTTTGATTTTATTTTGGGGAAATTTTCCAACGACCTGGCGATTGACCTGGGAACGGCCAACACGCTGGTTTATGTCAAGGGAAAGGGGATTGTGCTCAACGAACCCTCCGTTGTCGCCGTTCACCAGAATGCCCGCGGGGAAAAGAAGGTGCTGGCGGTAGGCGCCGAGGCCAAGAAGATGCTGGGAAGAACCCCCGGCAACATCGTCGCCATCCGCCCCATGCGCGACGGGGTAATCGCCGATTTCGACATCACCGAGGCGATGCTCCGCCATTTCATCCTGAGCGTTCACAACCGGCGCGCCCTCGTTCGCCCCCGCATCATCGTTTCCATCCCCTCGGGGATAACGCAGGTGGAGAAGCGCGCCGTCCGGGAGACGGTGGAATCCGCAGGCGCCCGGGAGATATACCTGATCGAGGAACCGATGGCGGCGGCCATCGGGGCGGGTTTGCCGGTAACCGAGCCGATCAGTTCGATGGTTGTCGATATCGGCGGCGGGACAACCGAGGTGGCGGTGATCTCGCTTACCGGCATCGTCTATTCCAAGTCGGTCCGGGTAGCCGGCGACAGGCTGGACGAAGATATTGTTCAGTACATAAAGCACAAGTACAGTCTGCTTATCGGCGAGCGCACCGGAGAGATCATCAAGACAACCATCGGCAACGCCTACCCCGATCCGGAGGGGGAAGTCCGCACGATGGAGATAAAGGGGCGGGATCTGATCTCCGGCATCCCCAAAATCCTGGAGATAAACTCCGGCGAAATCCGCGAGGCGATCGGCGAATCGCTCGGCCTGATCGTCGATGCGGTGAAAAACGCCCTCGAGAATGCGCCGCCGGAACTCTCCGGCGACATTGCCGACCGGGGAATCGTGCTTACCGGCGGCGGCGCGCTCCTCAGAAACCTCGACCTGCTGATTAAAGAGAAAACGGGGCTTCCGACCATCATCGCCGACGACCCGCTCACCACCGTCGCCCGGGGCGCCGGTATGGCCCTTGATCACATTGATATCCTCAAAGAGGTCACCTTTCAAACATAG